Proteins from one Peromyscus eremicus chromosome 8a, PerEre_H2_v1, whole genome shotgun sequence genomic window:
- the Cntd1 gene encoding cyclin N-terminal domain-containing protein 1 isoform X1, translating to MEGPLRPRLANSSDFQFGAVATETIENALLHLAQQNEQAVKEAAGRMGSFRETRIVEFVFLLSEQWCLEKSVSYQAVEILERFMVKQAENICRQATVPLRSHKTELPKWRALKEQLFNKFTLRLVSCVQLASKLSFHYKIISNITVLNFLQALGYICTKEELLESELDVLKSLNFQINLPTPLAYVEMLLEVLGYNGCLVPATQLHATCLTLLDLVYLLHEPIYGSLLRASVENSTPSQLQGEKFISVKEDFMLLAVGIIAASAFIQNHECWSQIYNPLSKQRMFVNREEWRQQL from the exons ATGGAAGGACCCTTGCGGCCTAGACTAGCTAACTCCAGTGACTTCCAGTTTGGAGCAGTTGCCACAGAGACCATCGAAAACGCTCTGCTTCACTTGGCCCAGCAGAATGAGCAAGCAGTGAAGGAGGCCGCGGGACGGATGGGCAGCTTCAGGGAGACCCGGATCGTGG agtttgtttttctcctgtcTGAACAATGGTGTCTGGAGAAATCTGTGAGCTACCAGGCTGTAGAAATCCTAGAAAG GTTTATGGTGAAGCAGGCAGAGAACATCTGTCGGCAAGCCACAGTCCCGCTGAGAAGTCATAAGACAGAACTGCCGAAGTGGAGagctctgaaagagcagctttTCAACAAGTTCACCCTCCGCTTGGTGTCCTGTGTCCAGCTGGCCAGCAAACTGTCTTTCCACTACAAA ATAATCAGCAACATTACAGTCCTGAATTTCCTCCAGGCTCTTGGTTATATATGCACCAAAGAAGAACTGCTAGAATCAGAGCTTGATGTTTTGAAGTCCCTGAACTTCCAGATAAATCTGCCCACTCCTCTGGCATATGTGGAGATGCTTCTTGAAGTTCTAG GGTACAATGGCTGTTTGGTCCCAGCCACACAACTACATGCAACTTGTCTGACCCTCCTTGACCTGGTCTATCTTCTGCATGAGCCCATATATGGGAGCCTGCTGAGGGCTTCAGTTGAGAATTCTACACCCAGTCAGCTGCAAGG GGAAAAGTTTATCTCTGTGAAGGAAGACTTCATGCTGTTGGCAGTTGGAATCATTGCAGCAAGCGCTTTCATCCAAAACCATGAATGTTGGAGCCAG
- the LOC131917763 gene encoding cytochrome c oxidase assembly factor 3 homolog, mitochondrial, whose protein sequence is MAASGAGDPLNAKDGNAPFAQRIDPSRDKLTPAQVQFMRQVQLSQWQKTLPQRRTRNIVTGLGIGALVLAIYGYTFYSVAQERFLDELEDEAKAARARALEREKAAGP, encoded by the exons ATGGCGGCCTCCGGAGCTGGTGACCCTCTGAATGCTAAGGATGGAAATGCCCCGTTCGCTCAGCGCATCGACCCATCGCGGGACAAATTGACCCCCGCGCAAGTGCAGTTTATGCGGCAGGTGCAACTTTCCCAGTGGCAGAAAACACTGCCACAGCGGCGGACCCGGAACATCGTGACCGGCCTGGGCATCGGGGCCCTGGTATTAGCTATTT ACGGTTACACCTTCTATTCAGTGGCTCAGGAACGTTTCCTTGATGAGCTGGAAGATGAAGCCAAAGCAGCCCGAGCCCGAGCTCTTGAGAGGGAAAAAGCGGCAGGACCCTAA
- the Cntd1 gene encoding cyclin N-terminal domain-containing protein 1 isoform X2: MEGPLRPRLANSSDFQFGAVATETIENALLHLAQQNEQAVKEAAGRMGSFRETRIVEFVFLLSEQWCLEKSVSYQAVEILERFMVKQAENICRQATVPLRSHKTELPKWRALKEQLFNKFTLRLVSCVQLASKLSFHYKIISNITVLNFLQALGYICTKEELLESELDVLKSLNFQINLPTPLAYVEMLLEVLGYNGCLVPATQLHATCLTLLDLVYLLHEPIYGSLLRASVENSTPSQLQGEKFISVKEDFMLLAVGIIAASAFIQNHECWSQVVGHLQSITGIASESIAEFSYAILTHSVGTNTPGQQQPAPHKAARALRTAESSNT, encoded by the exons ATGGAAGGACCCTTGCGGCCTAGACTAGCTAACTCCAGTGACTTCCAGTTTGGAGCAGTTGCCACAGAGACCATCGAAAACGCTCTGCTTCACTTGGCCCAGCAGAATGAGCAAGCAGTGAAGGAGGCCGCGGGACGGATGGGCAGCTTCAGGGAGACCCGGATCGTGG agtttgtttttctcctgtcTGAACAATGGTGTCTGGAGAAATCTGTGAGCTACCAGGCTGTAGAAATCCTAGAAAG GTTTATGGTGAAGCAGGCAGAGAACATCTGTCGGCAAGCCACAGTCCCGCTGAGAAGTCATAAGACAGAACTGCCGAAGTGGAGagctctgaaagagcagctttTCAACAAGTTCACCCTCCGCTTGGTGTCCTGTGTCCAGCTGGCCAGCAAACTGTCTTTCCACTACAAA ATAATCAGCAACATTACAGTCCTGAATTTCCTCCAGGCTCTTGGTTATATATGCACCAAAGAAGAACTGCTAGAATCAGAGCTTGATGTTTTGAAGTCCCTGAACTTCCAGATAAATCTGCCCACTCCTCTGGCATATGTGGAGATGCTTCTTGAAGTTCTAG GGTACAATGGCTGTTTGGTCCCAGCCACACAACTACATGCAACTTGTCTGACCCTCCTTGACCTGGTCTATCTTCTGCATGAGCCCATATATGGGAGCCTGCTGAGGGCTTCAGTTGAGAATTCTACACCCAGTCAGCTGCAAGG GGAAAAGTTTATCTCTGTGAAGGAAGACTTCATGCTGTTGGCAGTTGGAATCATTGCAGCAAGCGCTTTCATCCAAAACCATGAATGTTGGAGCCAG GTTGTAGGGCACTTGCAGAGCATCACTGGCATTGCCTCGGAAAGCATTGCTGAGTTCTCTTACGCAATCCTGACTCACAGCGTGGGAACGAACACTCCTGGGCAACAGCAGCCTGCTCCCCACAAGGCCGCCAGAGCTCTGCGGACTGCTGAGTCCTCTAACACATGA